In Fusarium musae strain F31 chromosome 7, whole genome shotgun sequence, a single window of DNA contains:
- a CDS encoding hypothetical protein (antiSMASH:Cluster_7.2) — MLSKLLPIVLIASALAAPQNPPTYANEPNRCDATCQIAYRQVLAMEEERWVNQDITTDPFYSTPKNVSKYSTGDILKWEKIPAEQAYRRWTVPAGISLTRFYYMSEDIEGKPLPATGIVLIPYTNPQGSKPFRTVVWTHGTAGGTRQCSPSNHRALLYGWTAPFALALAGYVVIAPDYAGQGSEAQGFQYEAGILHAADASLSVQAVRKALGSKITKEWVVVGHSEGGMSSWRTNEREAKPVAVGGLLGAVALSPGLVPSKIIGETIRRAANGGPAGDFLSSLVVQTVSRIYPSFKVEDYASDILLARMPLADQGCFYTSASLYSNLTISQLYKNTSWIEHPDFIKWEKVYNGAGPHKLAAPMLVIQGAEDTLVYPDTSEEAFNETCKAFASSTTAEFRLYPGLGHGAVLPASQQYYLSWIEDRFNKVSLKKGCRKLTMTPETDNFSPVNDEWVAVFS; from the coding sequence ATGTTGTCCAAACTCCTTCCCATTGTCTTAATTGCAAGCGCTCTTGCAGCGCCTCAAAACCCTCCCACCTATGCCAATGAACCAAATCGATGCGATGCCACTTGCCAAATCGCCTACCGACAGGTGCTAGCTATGGAAGAGGAGCGTTGGGTTAACCAAGACATCACCACTGACCCCTTCTATTCAACCCCCAAGAATGTGTCAAAGTATTCGACTGGAGACATATTGAAATGGGAAAAGATCCCAGCTGAGCAGGCTTATCGGCGATGGACTGTCCCCGCGGGCATATCATTGACCCGTTTCTACTACATGTCTGAGGATATTGAAGGGAAACCCCTTCCAGCGACGGGTATCGTGCTTATTCCATACACCAATCCCCAGGGGAGTAAGCCATTCCGTACCGTCGTTTGGACGCACGGGACAGCGGGCGGAACCCGACAATGTTCACCATCGAACCATCGCGCACTACTCTATGGGTGGACAGCTCCGTTTGCCCTAGCACTTGCGGGCTACGTCGTTATTGCCCCTGACTATGCAGGCCAGGGAAGCGAGGCTCAAGGCTTTCAGTACGAGGCTGGTATCCTCCACGCAGCAGATGCCAGCTTGAGCGTCCAGGCTGTGCGCAAAGCTCTCGGCAGCAAGATCACAAAGGAGTGGGTTGTCGTAGGCCACAGCGAAGGCGGAATGTCTTCTTGGCGCACCAACGAGCGAGAGGCAAAGCCTGTGGCTGTAGGCGGCCTTCTCGGCGCCGTTGCCCTTTCTCCCGGCCTTGTCCCAAGCAAGATTATTGGTGAAACGATCCGCCGTGCAGCAAATGGCGGCCCTGCTGGagactttctttcttccctcgTAGTACAAACAGTTTCAAGGATCTACCCCTCATTCAAAGTTGAGGACTATGCTTCAGATATTCTTCTTGCCCGGATGCCTCTCGCCGACCAAGGATGTTTCTACACTTCAGCCTCTCTTTACAGCAACCTGACTATCAGCCAACTTTACAAGAACACCAGCTGGATTGAACACCCCGATTTCATCAAATGGGAGAAAGTGTATAATGGTGCGGGGCCTCATAAACTAGCGGCTCCAATGCTCGTGATCCAAGGCGCCGAGGATACCCTAGTATATCCTGACACATCTGAGGAGGCTTTTAATGAAACCTGCAAAGCGTTCGCTAGCTCGACGACGGCTGAGTTTAGGCTGTACCCTGGCCTTGGTCACGGTGCTGTTCTTCCTGCTTCACAGCAATATTATCTGTCGTGGATCGAGGATCGCTTTAACAAGGTTTCTCTCAAGAAAGGCTGTAGGAAGCTGACTATGACCCCGGAAACTGACAACTTCTCCCCAGTCAATGATGAATGGGTGGCGGTTTTTTCCTAG